GCTTCGTGAGGATTATTCTTTAGATGCTGAGGCTATTCTTAAAGCTGTTGACAAAAATACTAAACTCATATTCCTTTGTTCGCCAAACAATCCTACAGGCAATCTTCTGAATAGGGAAGAAATGCTAAAGGTTGTTAGTAATTTCGAGGGGATAGTTATAATAGATGAGGCTTACGTTGATTTTAGTTCCGAACAAAGTTGGTTAAACGAATTAGATAGTTATCCTAATGTTGTAGTTCTTCAAACATTTTCTAAGGCTTGGGGTTTGGCATCGGTTCGCTGTGGTTTAGCTTTCGCATCAGAAGAAATAATTAGTTTCTTCAATAAAGTAAAATATCCATACAATATTAACTTACTAACACAAGACTTTGTAAGTACTCAATTAGATAAAGAAGAAGAAAAAAAACAATGGGTAGATACATTAATCAAAGAGCGTGCAACACTTAAAGCAGAGCTTGAAAAACTTGATACGGTAGAAAAAGTATATCCATCAGAAGCAAATTCTCTTTTAGTAAAAGTTAAAGATGCTAATGGCACTTATCAAACTTTGGTAGACAAAGGTATTGTTGTTCGAAATAGAAACTCAGTGTCGCTATGTCTTAACTGTTTGAGAATAACTATTGGAAGTCCGCAAGAAAACGCCATATTACTTAAAGAACTAAAAACAGTATAATGAAACAAGCATTGTTTATAGACCGAGATGGAACAATAATAATTGAACCTCCAATAACCTTTCAGGTAGATAATCTTGAGCAGATGACGTTTCTGCCTCGTGTAATTCGTAACTTATACTTCATACGAACTAAAACCGACTTCGAGTTTGTGATGGTAACAAACCAAGATGGATTAGGAACTCCTGCAAATCCTCAAGAAAACTTCGATATTGTTCAAGGTAAAATGTTAGAAATTCTTGAAGGTGAGGGAGTGAAGTTCGATGATATACTGATAGATAAATCATATCCAGAAGATAATCTTCCAACTCGTAAGCCAGGTACAGCTATGCTCACTAAGTATATGAAAGGAGACTATGATATGTCGTCGTCTTTCGTGATAGGTGATCGTGTTACAGATGTAGAGCTTGCTAAAAATTTAGGTTGCAAAGCCATCTTTCTTAACGACATATCGTTGTTGAACGATGAGCTTAAACCTTATTGTGCTTTAGCTACTTCTAACTGGGACGAGATAACCGAGTTTCTTTTTGCCAAAGAGCGCAAAGCTGTTGTGTCTCGAAAGACTAACGAAACAGATATTCATATAGAACTTAATCTTGATGGAAACGGACGAGCCGATATATCTACAGGATTAGGCTTTTTCGACCATATGTTGGAGCAAATAGCTAAACATTCGGGCGTAGATTTGGTTATAAAGGCAAAGGGTGATTTGAATGTTGATGAACATCACACAATAGAAGATACAGGTATAGCTTTGGGAGAAGCTCTGCTTATTGCCTTAGGAAATAAAAGAGGAATAGAACGTTATGGCTATAGTTTGCCTATGGACGATTGTTTTTGTTCTGTAGCTTTAGATTTTGGAGGAAGACCTTGGTTGGTTTGGGAAGCCGACTTTAATCGAGAGAGAGTAGGAGATATGCCTACAGAAATGTTTTTACACTTCTTTAAGTCGGTAAGTGATTCAGCAAAGATGAATCTTAACATCAAGGCAGAAGGACAAAACGAACACCACAAGATAGAAGGAATATTTAAAGCCTTTGCACGTTCTATAAAGATGGCAATCCGTAGAGATATTTTTAATTACGAATTACCAAGTACAAAAGGTACATTATGAGAATAAATTTATATATTTGTCGTCAAATTAAACAATTAAATACAATGTTATGAAATCAAAATTTTTAATTTACGGTTTAGCAATAGCTTTTACCTTTTCGTTAAGTGCTTGTAAAACAAAGCAAAGTAACTATAATAAAGTGTTGGAACAAGCTCAACAAAAGGCAATAGCCGAAGCAGAAGAAGCGGAAATAGAAGTTGCCGAAGAAGTGGAAATAATGGAAATGGCTCCAGTAGAAAAAGAAAAGCCTGTGGTGAAAGAAACTTTTCAGGTAGAAAAAGTAACGGCAGTAGAAGGTAGTGTTAAAGACTATAGCGTAGTAATTGGAAGCTTTATAAACAAAACCAATGCGGAATCGCTAAAAAATCGTATGGTAGCTCAAGGCTATAAAGCATTATTGGCAAAAAACGAACGTGATATGTATCGTGTTATAGTTGCTACTTTTGATAATAAGAGTGATGCAATAAGCGCAAGAGAGCAAATTAAAACAAAATATGCTCCAAATTTCAACGATGCTTGGTTGTTACAAAAAGGGTATTAATGTGAAAATATGAAGACGAGAAAGAGTGCAGGGCTGTTAAGTTTTGCACTTTTTTGTTTTTATAAGGTATTGCTATAATCAGGAATATCTTCAACGAAACAATACTTACCATTGTTATTCGCTATACAGCAATAATGTTCGATACCATTAGTAACGATTAAACATTTAACACCCAAAACCATATTGTAACGCGCTATCTGGTCGAAAACACTCTGGGTTATTTTTACCGAAGGAGCCTTATATTCGATAATCATAACAGGTTTAAGCTGCTTGTTGTAAAGAACAGTGTCGCAACGCCTCTTAAGATTTCCGAGTTCTATACAAACCTCATTAGCAAGTAACCCTTCAGGATAGTTTTTATATTCAATAAGAAACCCAATAAACATCTGACGCACGTACTCTTCGGGA
The sequence above is drawn from the Dysgonomonadaceae bacterium PH5-43 genome and encodes:
- a CDS encoding type I site-specific restriction-modification system R (restriction) subunit (product_source=COG0610; cog=COG0610; pfam=PF13588) — its product is MKELNLPDTKLISKEEDGKRYVFDRLRKQYVRLTPEEYVRQMFIGFLIEYKNYPEGLLANEVCIELGNLKRRCDTVLYNKQLKPVMIIEYKAPSVKITQSVFDQIARYNMVLGVKCLIVTNGIEHYCCIANNNGKYCFVEDIPDYSNTL
- a CDS encoding cell division protein FtsN (product_source=COG3087; cath_funfam=3.30.360.10; cleavage_site_network=SignalP-noTM; cog=COG3087; pfam=PF05036; superfamily=110997); the encoded protein is MKSKFLIYGLAIAFTFSLSACKTKQSNYNKVLEQAQQKAIAEAEEAEIEVAEEVEIMEMAPVEKEKPVVKETFQVEKVTAVEGSVKDYSVVIGSFINKTNAESLKNRMVAQGYKALLAKNERDMYRVIVATFDNKSDAISAREQIKTKYAPNFNDAWLLQKGY
- a CDS encoding histidinol-phosphate aminotransferase (product_source=KO:K00817; cath_funfam=3.40.640.10; cog=COG0079; ko=KO:K00817; pfam=PF00155; superfamily=53383; tigrfam=TIGR01141); translation: MNLETLVRPNIWKLKPYSSARSEFKGEASVFLDANENPYNFPYNRYPDPLQHKLKDKIAKLKGVRSSQIMIGNGSDEPIDLVFRIFCEPGVDNVVAIDPTYGMYEVCADINNVSYRKVLLREDYSLDAEAILKAVDKNTKLIFLCSPNNPTGNLLNREEMLKVVSNFEGIVIIDEAYVDFSSEQSWLNELDSYPNVVVLQTFSKAWGLASVRCGLAFASEEIISFFNKVKYPYNINLLTQDFVSTQLDKEEEKKQWVDTLIKERATLKAELEKLDTVEKVYPSEANSLLVKVKDANGTYQTLVDKGIVVRNRNSVSLCLNCLRITIGSPQENAILLKELKTV
- a CDS encoding imidazoleglycerol-phosphate dehydratase/histidinol-phosphatase (product_source=KO:K01089; cath_funfam=3.30.230.40,3.40.50.1000; cog=COG0131,COG0241; ko=KO:K01089; pfam=PF00475; superfamily=54211,56784; tigrfam=TIGR01261); translated protein: MKQALFIDRDGTIIIEPPITFQVDNLEQMTFLPRVIRNLYFIRTKTDFEFVMVTNQDGLGTPANPQENFDIVQGKMLEILEGEGVKFDDILIDKSYPEDNLPTRKPGTAMLTKYMKGDYDMSSSFVIGDRVTDVELAKNLGCKAIFLNDISLLNDELKPYCALATSNWDEITEFLFAKERKAVVSRKTNETDIHIELNLDGNGRADISTGLGFFDHMLEQIAKHSGVDLVIKAKGDLNVDEHHTIEDTGIALGEALLIALGNKRGIERYGYSLPMDDCFCSVALDFGGRPWLVWEADFNRERVGDMPTEMFLHFFKSVSDSAKMNLNIKAEGQNEHHKIEGIFKAFARSIKMAIRRDIFNYELPSTKGTL